In the genome of Taurinivorans muris, one region contains:
- a CDS encoding sodium:solute symporter family protein yields the protein MIEGFSWYLSYIVVYFAIMFGIGFYYFMKVKSADDYLIGGWNMGFWPIVGTVISTWCGASVFIGTVGLAFNVGMSAYLRFSFASIFFTLLLIIVFGKCLRRQRLYTLADLFGQRFGPKVGIIPSILSAFIYAIPTTAMQYIAMNTIWTTIFGLDPTTGLILSTALIFAFTVLGGLPGTIITDALQAIIIVTGIIILTMATVKFAGGFEHIIEVTPPEYLSPAGPFGYQEVFLYFLSVGPFYLMWQSSWQRIFAAKTEKISFRANVTAVLICSFILLMPCIIGVASRLFLPADINGDMIFSRVVKDLLPPYIGGFIYCALLAALVTGADSFILQGSSSLTHDLYRRLINPDATNKQILFVSRITVLFVALAAFIVAMYFSGILAIYQWVLRLTATTLVLPFLATMFVKRTTKTGVLCGMVGGLVSTLIWPLLGITFDQTIFGFLFSFLGLFFGSMLSKHSPEEFPAAVMWENLPCANAEPECNSVYADKLD from the coding sequence ATGATTGAAGGATTTTCTTGGTATTTAAGCTACATAGTCGTTTATTTTGCGATTATGTTCGGTATCGGGTTTTACTATTTTATGAAAGTGAAATCAGCTGACGATTATCTTATCGGTGGCTGGAATATGGGCTTTTGGCCTATTGTCGGCACGGTTATCAGCACATGGTGCGGCGCGTCCGTATTTATCGGCACGGTAGGACTTGCGTTTAATGTCGGTATGTCCGCATACCTTCGTTTTTCTTTCGCAAGCATTTTCTTCACTCTTCTTTTGATTATCGTGTTCGGCAAGTGTTTGAGAAGACAAAGGCTCTATACCTTGGCTGACCTTTTCGGACAGCGTTTCGGTCCTAAAGTGGGTATCATTCCCTCTATTTTGTCCGCATTCATTTATGCCATTCCGACAACAGCGATGCAGTATATCGCAATGAACACCATTTGGACGACTATTTTCGGTTTGGACCCGACTACTGGGCTTATCCTTTCCACGGCGCTTATTTTTGCTTTTACCGTTTTGGGCGGTTTGCCGGGAACCATCATTACCGATGCGCTGCAGGCGATCATCATTGTGACAGGCATTATTATTCTTACCATGGCAACCGTAAAATTTGCAGGCGGCTTTGAACATATCATAGAAGTGACCCCTCCAGAATATTTATCACCGGCGGGACCGTTCGGTTATCAGGAAGTATTTTTATATTTCTTGTCTGTGGGACCTTTTTATTTGATGTGGCAATCAAGCTGGCAGCGTATTTTTGCCGCCAAAACAGAAAAAATTTCTTTTAGAGCGAACGTGACGGCTGTTTTGATTTGTTCATTCATTTTATTGATGCCCTGCATTATCGGCGTTGCTTCACGTTTATTTTTACCGGCGGATATCAATGGTGACATGATCTTTTCAAGGGTGGTGAAAGATTTGCTTCCTCCTTATATCGGCGGATTTATTTATTGCGCGCTTCTCGCCGCTCTTGTGACGGGTGCGGATTCGTTTATCCTGCAAGGCAGTTCAAGCTTGACCCACGACCTGTACAGAAGATTGATCAATCCCGATGCAACCAATAAGCAAATTTTGTTTGTATCGCGTATTACCGTGTTGTTTGTTGCTCTTGCCGCATTCATCGTTGCAATGTATTTCAGCGGTATTCTGGCTATTTACCAATGGGTGCTGCGTCTTACGGCGACAACGCTCGTTCTTCCTTTCCTCGCAACCATGTTTGTAAAGAGAACGACAAAAACCGGTGTTTTGTGCGGCATGGTCGGCGGATTGGTTTCAACGTTAATCTGGCCTTTGCTCGGCATAACTTTCGACCAAACGATTTTCGGTTTCCTGTTCAGTTTCTTGGGGCTTTTCTTCGGTTCAATGCTAAGCAAGCATTCTCCGGAAGAGTTTCCTGCTGCCGTGATGTGGGAAAATCTGCCATGTGCAAATGCGGAACCGGAATGCAACTCCGTTTATGCTGACAAGTTAGATTGA
- a CDS encoding serine acetyltransferase: protein MEPIKATRIAKIDTIAQKLCDMDSLKNVLHCGECEHPMPSHEALKEIVSRIKAIVFPGYFGPSQVHIESLGYHITASLDSTYRLLTEQIRRGGCFACADYSKDKRGCEKASAEIAMQFMEKLPEIRRLLALDAQAAYEGDPAAVSPGETIFCYPSMLVMTHHRIAHELYKLNVPIIPRMISEMAHSHTGIDIHPGASIGERFFIDHGTGVVIGETCIIGSNCRIYQGVTLGAFSFDKADDGTLVKGIARHPILENNVTVYAGASILGRITIGEGAVIGGNVWLTKSVAAGEKIVQSHGSKAKEGEPLKGHA, encoded by the coding sequence ATGGAACCCATAAAAGCTACAAGAATAGCAAAGATTGATACTATCGCGCAAAAACTCTGCGACATGGATTCACTGAAAAACGTGCTCCATTGCGGAGAATGCGAACATCCCATGCCCTCTCATGAAGCATTAAAAGAAATTGTAAGCCGCATTAAAGCTATTGTTTTTCCGGGATATTTTGGACCATCGCAAGTCCATATCGAATCACTCGGCTACCATATCACGGCAAGTCTTGACAGCACCTACCGGCTTCTTACGGAACAAATACGCCGCGGCGGCTGTTTCGCTTGCGCCGATTATTCCAAAGACAAAAGAGGCTGTGAAAAGGCCTCCGCAGAAATCGCCATGCAATTTATGGAAAAATTGCCTGAAATCCGCCGCCTGCTCGCTCTGGACGCGCAAGCCGCCTATGAGGGCGACCCCGCAGCGGTAAGCCCCGGAGAAACCATTTTCTGCTATCCGTCAATGCTTGTCATGACCCACCACCGTATCGCCCACGAACTGTACAAACTGAATGTGCCCATCATTCCGAGAATGATTTCCGAAATGGCGCATTCCCATACCGGAATTGATATTCACCCCGGAGCGAGCATAGGCGAACGTTTCTTTATCGACCACGGTACCGGCGTCGTTATCGGCGAAACCTGTATCATAGGTTCTAACTGCCGTATTTACCAAGGTGTGACATTGGGCGCTTTTTCCTTTGACAAAGCAGATGACGGCACGCTGGTTAAAGGAATAGCCCGCCACCCGATTTTGGAAAACAATGTGACCGTTTATGCCGGCGCTTCCATTTTAGGACGCATCACCATCGGCGAGGGCGCTGTTATCGGCGGCAACGTATGGCTCACCAAAAGCGTGGCTGCCGGTGAAAAAATAGTGCAGAGCCACGGCTCAAAAGCAAAAGAAGGCGAACCGTTAAAAGGACATGCCTAG
- a CDS encoding aminoacetone oxidase family FAD-binding enzyme gives MAELNTDLLIIGGGVTGLCTAYLCRKKNIDCTLIESQETLGKKWRLAGGAMGNMTNRTISPEHYVSHNSKQAKKLLQTLFKSWTTEHVLAFMHEMDMEYEERDFGQIFCKKPVKNLIGTLVQSLAKTRILTNEKIQSFSCEQKDPKKHYIIQTKTHTIRCGKLVIATGSSAYPQLGASDFALQVARKWGHKTFPFRSALAPLLLPEHSPLLGLEGISLPVRMKSFRDGQEKADPCGIRALLFTHTGLSGPAGLVISCLWKDGETISINFLPEDNLLEKMHDTANGKKLVKNLILPLMPDRLAYTLMPKDLQERKIAELSKKDRERLIASIQNYQFIPKGIDTFKKAEACIGGIELDGVTANLESKLHENLYFGGECLDITGLLGGYNIHFALACAHKIASKI, from the coding sequence ATGGCAGAACTCAATACTGATCTCCTGATTATCGGCGGAGGAGTCACAGGGCTTTGCACCGCCTACCTTTGCCGAAAGAAAAATATTGACTGCACGCTCATAGAATCCCAGGAAACACTTGGAAAAAAATGGCGTTTGGCGGGCGGGGCAATGGGAAATATGACCAATAGGACCATAAGCCCCGAACACTATGTCAGCCATAACTCCAAACAAGCCAAAAAGCTTTTGCAAACGCTTTTCAAATCATGGACGACGGAACATGTTCTCGCCTTTATGCATGAAATGGACATGGAATATGAAGAACGCGATTTCGGACAGATTTTCTGCAAAAAACCGGTAAAAAACCTTATCGGCACACTCGTACAATCACTTGCGAAAACCCGCATTCTGACAAATGAAAAAATCCAAAGTTTTTCCTGCGAGCAAAAAGACCCAAAAAAACATTATATCATACAAACAAAAACGCATACCATTAGATGCGGCAAACTGGTTATCGCAACAGGTTCAAGCGCGTATCCGCAATTGGGAGCAAGCGATTTCGCCCTGCAAGTAGCCCGAAAATGGGGACACAAAACATTTCCGTTCCGTTCCGCCCTCGCCCCGCTGCTTTTGCCGGAACACTCCCCTTTACTCGGCTTAGAGGGCATATCTCTGCCCGTACGCATGAAAAGTTTTCGGGACGGACAGGAAAAAGCGGACCCTTGCGGCATAAGGGCTCTTCTTTTCACGCATACCGGTTTAAGCGGTCCCGCAGGCTTGGTCATTTCCTGCTTATGGAAAGACGGAGAAACAATTTCCATAAATTTTTTGCCGGAAGACAATCTTTTGGAAAAAATGCACGATACGGCAAACGGGAAAAAATTAGTCAAAAATCTAATCCTGCCCCTCATGCCCGACAGACTTGCTTATACGCTTATGCCGAAAGACTTGCAAGAACGAAAAATAGCCGAACTTTCAAAAAAAGACCGTGAACGCCTTATCGCATCCATACAAAATTATCAGTTCATTCCCAAAGGGATTGACACATTCAAAAAAGCCGAAGCCTGTATCGGGGGCATTGAACTTGACGGCGTGACGGCGAACCTTGAAAGCAAGCTGCACGAAAATCTTTATTTCGGCGGGGAATGCCTTGACATTACGGGACTTTTAGGCGGATACAACATCCATTTCGCCCTTGCCTGCGCCCATAAAATCGCAAGCAAAATATGA
- a CDS encoding CgeB family protein has product MARLTARYENGICVDIEIKRENALPFQMLGNGGKNRELAILPKDFDQTKHLAVFLGYGMGIAFAEFRRRYPAAPLAIVDKEQDILEALNFSCPEGVLLISEHDKKEAITKLTKWQEKNQKKALYPVINPFYQRLDREYYGFLREHAAASQKFNFWDKAKYAKFQSSSPKLLLISSKYFLMGEVETACKNLKLEYRHIQLGNDEIAHSEFVRQLLEEIVSFKPDALITLNHLGVDREGVLMDLINKLELPFISWFVDNPHLILYSYEGLTSPFLHIFTWDFDNVPSLKAKGFNNVYYLPLGTDAERFNPKNKEKLVAPAWKSPVSFVGNSMIDKVQKRLDACNLPKRLYADFFALAKDFISSPKRIAEKFILDDGKQLFPALIKHYQEQFDTEEKLAFETGMTWEATRVYRLECVKQTLDFNPLLVGDHGWNVFLEKEKRPWRWHAPINYYDQLPYFYPHSTINFNCTSMQMKGASNQRILDVPATGSFVITDYREQMENMFDIGEEIICYKNNEEIPDLIRYYLNHGKEREAIVRKGRERVLKCHTWTHRMSEILSVMKEWYGRTQY; this is encoded by the coding sequence ATGGCTCGGTTAACCGCCCGATACGAAAACGGCATTTGTGTTGATATTGAAATAAAACGCGAAAACGCCCTTCCTTTCCAAATGCTGGGAAACGGAGGCAAAAACCGCGAACTTGCAATACTTCCGAAAGATTTTGACCAAACAAAACATTTGGCGGTCTTTCTTGGTTACGGAATGGGTATCGCCTTTGCAGAATTTCGCAGACGCTATCCCGCAGCTCCCCTTGCTATTGTTGACAAAGAACAGGATATTTTGGAAGCGTTGAATTTTTCCTGTCCGGAAGGCGTGCTGCTCATCAGCGAACACGACAAAAAGGAAGCCATTACCAAGCTTACGAAATGGCAGGAAAAAAATCAAAAAAAAGCTCTTTATCCTGTCATAAACCCTTTTTATCAGCGTCTTGACAGGGAATATTACGGTTTTTTGCGTGAACACGCGGCTGCCAGCCAAAAATTCAATTTTTGGGATAAAGCGAAATACGCGAAATTCCAATCTTCCTCACCAAAACTTTTGCTTATTTCATCCAAATATTTTCTTATGGGCGAAGTGGAAACGGCCTGTAAGAATTTAAAACTCGAATACCGCCATATCCAGCTCGGCAATGATGAAATCGCCCATTCCGAATTTGTCAGACAATTATTGGAAGAAATCGTTTCCTTCAAGCCGGACGCCCTCATCACCCTCAACCATTTGGGCGTTGACCGTGAAGGGGTTTTGATGGATTTGATCAACAAATTGGAATTGCCTTTCATTTCTTGGTTTGTCGATAATCCTCATCTCATTCTCTATTCCTATGAAGGGCTCACTTCTCCGTTCCTGCATATTTTCACATGGGATTTCGACAATGTTCCAAGCCTGAAAGCCAAAGGGTTCAATAACGTGTATTATTTGCCCCTTGGAACGGACGCTGAACGCTTCAATCCCAAAAATAAAGAAAAACTCGTCGCTCCCGCATGGAAAAGTCCTGTTTCCTTCGTGGGCAATTCCATGATTGACAAGGTGCAAAAACGCTTGGATGCCTGCAATCTTCCAAAACGCTTGTATGCTGATTTTTTCGCCCTTGCCAAAGACTTTATTTCCTCCCCGAAAAGAATTGCCGAAAAATTCATCCTTGATGACGGAAAACAACTTTTTCCGGCACTTATCAAACATTATCAGGAGCAATTCGATACGGAAGAGAAACTCGCCTTTGAAACAGGCATGACATGGGAAGCCACACGCGTTTACAGGCTTGAGTGCGTAAAACAGACCCTTGATTTCAATCCGCTGCTTGTGGGCGACCATGGCTGGAATGTTTTTTTGGAAAAAGAAAAACGCCCGTGGCGCTGGCACGCCCCTATCAATTATTACGACCAGCTCCCCTATTTTTATCCCCATTCAACCATAAATTTCAACTGTACCAGCATGCAGATGAAAGGAGCGTCCAATCAGCGGATTTTGGATGTCCCTGCGACAGGTTCTTTTGTGATAACCGATTACAGGGAACAAATGGAAAATATGTTCGATATTGGCGAAGAAATTATTTGCTATAAGAATAATGAAGAAATTCCTGACCTTATACGCTATTACCTCAATCACGGGAAAGAAAGGGAAGCCATTGTCCGGAAAGGACGCGAACGTGTTCTCAAATGCCACACATGGACGCACAGGATGAGCGAAATCTTATCTGTCATGAAGGAATGGTATGGCAGAACTCAATACTGA
- a CDS encoding YlxR family protein, whose translation MKNNGSTCFFGKMKKEKHIPMRMCVFCRKKFAKKDSIRYVFSRENEEQYGGTLEVDLAQTKEGRGYYVCSSEECQQKITQKGSIRRKRKGA comes from the coding sequence ATGAAGAATAACGGTTCAACCTGCTTTTTTGGCAAAATGAAAAAAGAAAAACATATACCGATGCGAATGTGTGTATTTTGCAGAAAGAAATTTGCCAAAAAAGACAGTATACGTTACGTGTTTTCCCGAGAAAACGAGGAACAGTATGGGGGAACACTTGAGGTGGATTTAGCCCAAACAAAAGAAGGGCGTGGCTATTATGTTTGTTCCTCAGAAGAATGCCAACAAAAAATTACCCAAAAAGGCTCTATCCGTCGCAAGCGTAAAGGGGCATAA
- the nusA gene encoding transcription termination factor NusA: protein MNLELKKAIDQISKDKGIDRAQLITTLEDAVRTSVERRYGDDLDVEVRFNEDTGEIDIYQFKIVVEEVENELTQITLAEAREHDPSVGLDDEMGFRMKIDDLGRIAAQSAKQVIIQRMRDAEQEQIYNEYKDRIGEIVSGITQRRDKGGWIINLGRTEALLPKDEQIPKEHNKRGERTQALIIDVKKDGRGPQVIISRAHRDYLAALFRLEVPEVDDGTVQIMGVARDPGSRAKVAVLTRDRDVDPVGACVGVRGSRIQNIVQELHGERIDIVVWNQDITVYAKNALAPAVITKIVVDEAENLLEVTVPDEQLTNAIGRKGQNVKLAAKLLGWKIDIFSETRYKEANGIGRGLEQIASVAEISVEQLIKAGFQNLDDLRNASDEEISEKLSLTQNRIAELRSAISFLTPVIEGNEE from the coding sequence ATGAATTTGGAATTAAAAAAAGCGATTGATCAAATCAGCAAAGACAAAGGCATTGATCGGGCACAGCTGATCACAACCTTGGAAGACGCAGTAAGGACTTCCGTTGAACGCAGATACGGCGATGATTTGGATGTCGAAGTCCGTTTCAATGAAGACACGGGAGAAATTGATATTTATCAATTTAAAATCGTTGTGGAAGAAGTTGAAAACGAATTGACGCAAATCACTCTTGCCGAAGCTCGTGAACACGATCCCTCTGTTGGTTTGGATGATGAAATGGGCTTCCGCATGAAAATTGACGACCTTGGCAGAATTGCGGCGCAATCCGCCAAACAGGTCATTATTCAGCGCATGCGTGATGCCGAACAAGAACAAATTTATAATGAATACAAAGACCGTATCGGCGAAATTGTCAGCGGAATAACCCAGCGCCGTGACAAGGGCGGCTGGATTATCAATCTTGGCAGAACAGAAGCGCTCCTGCCCAAGGACGAACAAATCCCCAAAGAACACAATAAACGCGGCGAACGCACCCAAGCTCTCATCATTGATGTAAAAAAAGACGGAAGAGGTCCGCAAGTCATTATTTCCCGCGCCCACAGGGATTACCTCGCAGCCTTATTCCGCTTGGAAGTTCCGGAAGTTGACGACGGAACAGTCCAAATCATGGGGGTTGCCCGCGACCCCGGCTCCCGTGCTAAAGTCGCAGTCCTCACACGTGACAGGGATGTCGACCCGGTAGGCGCCTGTGTCGGTGTACGCGGCTCACGCATTCAAAATATCGTGCAGGAGCTCCATGGCGAACGCATTGACATCGTCGTTTGGAACCAAGACATCACGGTATATGCGAAAAACGCCTTGGCACCAGCCGTCATTACGAAAATTGTCGTGGACGAAGCTGAAAACCTGCTTGAAGTAACCGTTCCGGACGAACAGCTTACCAATGCCATAGGACGCAAAGGACAAAACGTAAAGCTTGCGGCTAAGCTTTTAGGTTGGAAAATTGATATTTTCTCCGAAACACGCTATAAGGAAGCCAATGGAATCGGCCGCGGCTTGGAACAAATTGCCAGTGTTGCTGAAATCAGTGTCGAACAATTGATAAAAGCCGGTTTCCAGAATTTAGACGATTTGCGCAATGCAAGCGATGAAGAAATTTCCGAAAAATTATCATTAACCCAAAACCGTATTGCGGAACTTCGTTCAGCGATCAGTTTCCTTACCCCCGTGATCGAGGGTAATGAAGAATAA
- a CDS encoding YeiH family protein: MSQHDESIVIDRAKSSWSDLWKKEDYWAIWVGLAIAFFAMFLILPSKSDFVQKIQAQNDIISVEKAKPYDTVALVEAKKAKKAIMGGSLPAMKEFKSYFATPKKWSGNPLDSMVLSKEQADALNADKMDKVNEAKAAAAAAKELAVTADTLAQEANYQNAQLNAEAEEAITAWQKADKASSKLQEKLAKPYNLFPKMIMLGIGIALIMSIGIFFMGFSVAKFLIGFVGVFILCVIANILGKHAGMSYYGLNAEIWSIVLGMLIANTIKTPKWMMPAVQVEYYIKTGLVLLGGEVLFTKIVAIGIPGIFVAWIVTPIVLISTYIFGQKILKMESKTLNITISADMSVCGTSAAIATAAACRAKKEELTLAVGLSLTFTAIMMIAMPALIKAIGLDPVLGGAWIGGTIDSTGAVAAAGAFLGDTAMQVAATIKMIQNVLIGVTAFFVAIYFTTRVEQTADGKVSPMEIWHRFPKFVLGFLGLSILLSFMSASYGSDLAYSIIDKGVVDVTKGLRGWYFALAFISVGLATNFRELAVYFKGGKPFILYVCGQTFNICLTILMAWIMFDLAFPEIKASLLQ; this comes from the coding sequence ATGTCTCAACATGATGAAAGCATCGTTATAGACAGAGCGAAAAGTAGTTGGTCTGATCTTTGGAAGAAAGAAGACTATTGGGCAATTTGGGTTGGTTTAGCCATCGCATTCTTTGCAATGTTTTTAATCCTTCCTTCAAAATCTGATTTCGTGCAAAAAATCCAAGCTCAGAATGACATCATTTCAGTAGAAAAAGCAAAACCATACGATACTGTTGCTTTAGTCGAAGCTAAAAAAGCTAAAAAAGCAATTATGGGTGGTTCTTTGCCTGCAATGAAAGAATTTAAATCTTATTTTGCAACCCCTAAAAAATGGAGCGGCAATCCTTTGGATTCCATGGTTCTTTCAAAAGAACAAGCTGACGCTTTGAATGCTGACAAAATGGATAAAGTAAATGAAGCCAAAGCTGCTGCAGCTGCCGCAAAAGAACTTGCCGTCACTGCCGATACCTTGGCTCAGGAAGCTAACTACCAAAATGCACAGCTCAATGCTGAAGCGGAAGAAGCGATCACCGCTTGGCAAAAAGCTGACAAAGCTTCTTCAAAACTTCAGGAAAAATTGGCAAAACCTTATAATCTTTTCCCTAAAATGATTATGCTTGGTATCGGTATCGCCCTTATCATGAGTATCGGTATCTTCTTCATGGGATTCAGCGTTGCGAAGTTCCTTATCGGTTTTGTCGGCGTATTCATTCTCTGCGTAATCGCTAACATTTTGGGTAAACACGCAGGCATGAGCTACTACGGATTGAATGCTGAAATTTGGTCTATCGTTCTCGGTATGCTTATCGCCAACACAATTAAAACTCCAAAATGGATGATGCCTGCCGTTCAAGTTGAATACTACATCAAAACCGGTCTTGTTCTTCTCGGTGGTGAAGTTCTCTTCACAAAAATCGTAGCCATCGGTATTCCCGGTATCTTCGTTGCCTGGATCGTAACGCCTATCGTTCTTATTTCCACTTATATCTTCGGTCAAAAGATATTAAAAATGGAATCCAAGACATTGAACATCACGATTTCTGCAGATATGTCCGTTTGCGGTACTTCCGCCGCTATCGCAACAGCTGCAGCCTGTCGCGCTAAAAAAGAAGAACTTACCCTTGCCGTTGGTCTTTCACTCACCTTTACGGCAATCATGATGATCGCTATGCCGGCTCTCATCAAGGCTATCGGCCTTGACCCGGTTCTTGGCGGTGCATGGATCGGCGGTACTATCGACTCAACCGGTGCTGTTGCCGCTGCAGGAGCTTTCCTTGGCGATACAGCAATGCAAGTTGCAGCTACCATTAAGATGATCCAAAACGTGCTTATCGGTGTGACCGCATTCTTCGTTGCTATTTACTTCACAACAAGAGTAGAACAAACTGCCGATGGCAAAGTCAGCCCAATGGAAATTTGGCACAGATTCCCTAAGTTCGTTCTTGGCTTCTTAGGCTTGTCCATCCTTCTTTCCTTCATGAGCGCAAGCTATGGCTCAGACCTTGCTTACTCCATCATTGACAAGGGTGTTGTCGATGTAACCAAGGGTCTTCGCGGATGGTACTTCGCTCTCGCGTTTATCTCCGTCGGTCTTGCTACCAACTTCCGTGAACTTGCGGTATACTTCAAGGGCGGAAAGCCATTCATTCTTTACGTTTGCGGTCAAACATTCAATATCTGCCTGACCATTCTCATGGCTTGGATCATGTTCGACCTCGCATTCCCGGAAATCAAGGCTTCCCTTTTGCAATAA